Proteins encoded within one genomic window of Streptomyces sp. NBC_00523:
- a CDS encoding DUF6507 family protein translates to MTGWDIDPGGVESILSLVGLAAKDLSKDVRGYGRSVEDAAVSAGTISGPYCGEAPSGPVGAAVVNFVTDTQHKITFMAARAKKSMDGTVKATTEYIEGDLAMAARAQREAAKAPTPAELRAAGKPPGERDGK, encoded by the coding sequence ATGACGGGATGGGACATCGATCCGGGCGGGGTGGAGTCGATCCTGTCCCTGGTCGGGCTTGCCGCCAAAGACCTGAGCAAAGACGTCAGGGGCTACGGCAGGAGCGTCGAGGACGCGGCGGTGTCCGCGGGGACGATCAGCGGGCCCTATTGCGGTGAGGCGCCGTCGGGTCCGGTGGGCGCCGCCGTCGTCAACTTCGTGACCGACACACAGCACAAGATCACGTTCATGGCGGCCCGGGCCAAGAAGTCGATGGACGGCACGGTCAAGGCGACCACCGAGTACATCGAGGGCGACCTCGCCATGGCGGCCCGGGCTCAGCGCGAGGCGGCCAAGGCCCCCACCCCCGCGGAGCTCAGAGCCGCCGGAAAGCCGCCCGGCGAGCGGGACGGGAAGTAG
- a CDS encoding cold-shock protein, whose translation MPTGKVKWFNSEKGFGFLSRDDGSDVFVHSSVLPAGVDALKPGQRVEFGVVAGQRGDQALSVSILDPTPSVAAAQRRKPDELASIVQDLTTVLENITPMLERGRYPDKAAGAKIAGLLRAVADQLDV comes from the coding sequence TTGCCGACTGGCAAGGTCAAGTGGTTCAACAGCGAGAAGGGCTTCGGCTTCCTCTCCCGCGACGACGGCAGCGACGTCTTCGTGCACTCGTCCGTGCTCCCGGCCGGGGTCGACGCTCTCAAGCCCGGTCAGCGCGTCGAATTCGGCGTGGTCGCCGGCCAGCGCGGTGACCAGGCGCTCTCCGTGTCGATCCTCGACCCGACCCCGTCCGTCGCGGCCGCCCAGCGCCGCAAGCCGGACGAGCTGGCCTCGATCGTCCAGGACCTGACGACCGTCCTGGAGAACATCACGCCGATGCTGGAGCGCGGCCGCTACCCCGACAAGGCGGCGGGCGCCAAGATCGCCGGCCTCCTGAGAGCGGTCGCGGACCAGCTCGACGTGTAG
- a CDS encoding LuxR C-terminal-related transcriptional regulator has translation MSKSDIGNGVNERELRLLQLLYSGYEDARAARALGLSHRTVQRDVKGLMLKVGVNSRLALGARAQELGWLDRTRGGDEGRRPEAPWEQGVAGQDAA, from the coding sequence ATGAGTAAGTCGGACATAGGTAACGGAGTCAACGAAAGAGAGCTAAGGCTCCTGCAACTCCTGTATTCCGGATATGAGGACGCCCGGGCGGCGCGCGCCCTGGGGCTGAGCCACCGCACCGTGCAGCGTGATGTGAAAGGGCTGATGCTCAAGGTCGGCGTGAACAGCAGGCTGGCGCTCGGCGCACGGGCGCAGGAACTCGGCTGGCTCGACCGGACCCGCGGGGGCGATGAGGGCCGTCGGCCCGAAGCACCATGGGAGCAGGGGGTGGCCGGCCAGGATGCCGCCTAG